The DNA region GATATAACTCAGCcatgtggggggaaaaaaaaacttgttgaGGGCAAGGAGTACCATTTTTATGTTGGGTGAAGGCAAGCATAAATTGTAAATTGTTCAAACCTAAACTTCCCAATTATATTATCTTTAAGCCACGAAATGCAGCTCGTATaagtgagaagagaaaggagTATATGGAAGCTTGTGGTGAAGCAAGCAATCAGAATTTTCAGCAGCGTTATCATGCagaagaagtagaagagagGTTTGGAAAATTTAAACCAGGAGTCATTAGgtatctcttttcctttcattagcTGTTGCAATGCTTTTCTGGAatgactttttcttcctttggaatGCCAGATGTTATTCTCCAGAGTCCTATTTAACTGTGGGTGTATTATGTTAGAATTTCTTTGCCCAATAAAATTTTGTTTAACAAATAGCACATTTTTCAAACCATAACTCTTATTGCTAATTTAATAACCCTGACTCTctattcaaaatattaaaagcaaacaaacaaaaaacataatttgGCCATAGCAGTCTCTacagaaaacattaataaatttAGTATTGCATTAAGTTTCACCCTTCCTGTCCTGATAGCTACAGTTAAGGCAGTGAACCATGGGTAATAATAAGTCAGGAGCTAAGTTTTCAGAGTAGCATTGCTTCTCGTACAGTATTTAACCATATGAGAAATGGGTATGTTACACATTATGTTTGACatcagagttgtttttttttttttgacctaaagtttttatttctggGGTTGACTAACAAAATAGTTTCAGCTAAATCATTTCAACTTGATAATTCAAAATTCAACAGGATATCAATTTCCTTTTGTCAAAACTCAgttatggactttttttttttttttttttaactcagtgGGGAACTTCAAGATGCTCTTGGTGTCACAGCTAAGAGTCTTCCTCCATTTATATATCGCATGCGTCAGCTGGGTTATCCACCAGGTTGGCTCAAAGAGGCTGAAATGGAGTACTCAGGACTTGCACTTTATGATGGTAAAGGTAAGGAATGTGCTTTGGGAATGCATTTTTCAATATGCTTGCTGCGTTCCTTTCAGAAGACGAAGTACAAGTACCTAGTTTGTAAACCACCATCATCCTTATGGAAGAGTGAAAAAGTTTAAATCACGTTTTCTTTTCTACGGTCATATAAGAAATACTCCCCTTTCAtctggctgtgctgtggcagtgAAAGAGCTCCTTCTATAATGATTGAATAAAGAAACTTTGTCAGTGTGTTTTCACTCTAATCAACCTTTGATACAAGTCTAAGAAGCCTACCAGCAGGCAAAGAACATCTTTTTGAAAACCCAATTTACTGAGTAATTTACCAGGTTTTTACTAATGACCCACATTATACCAGATCCCAGAGAACAGTCCTGATGCCAATTTCTGAGGCTAGTAATGTTAGATAAATGTTAGTAATATTATGAATACCCAGTCAGGTTTATGGGGTAGCTTCTTGCACGTATCTGATAGGTTTGGTCTCTGTTACTGCCTTTGTGGATTTCAAAGCCTTCATGTATTATTGTAATTACttgtattcaaaaaaaaaaccaccatggGTTCTTAATCCTGTAGATTTCCTCAGTGACATTAATTAGCATCAATAATAATTGCACTTTGTTACAGATGATGATGGAACAGAAGATGAAGGATCTCGTCAACCAAGACGTGTCACTTATGATGTCTCTAAGTTGATAAACTATCCAGGCTTTAATATCTCCACTCCAAGTGGGATTCCAGATGTAAGTGACTCTCCCCTCTTTCTGAACAGCGTGCTGAGTAACAGTCATTGCAGTTAGCAATTTAAGTTTAATGTTATGTTAAGTTTAATGTTATGCATTCTGCATCTGATGATTTTCTTTCAACAGCCTTTTAAGTGCTTGATTTGGGGGTGGGAGCTGCTGAGGTAATTGATATGGCACCTATCTGATACATCTGACCATGCTTCTGGggtatttatttcctttatgaGACTAACAGGAGCCTAGGGAGATATTTGGGTTTCTCGTAAAGACAAAACTTTACAAGTGTGAGTGCCTCTTCATTCCCCCTATCTACATTTTCAGAATATTCTTGGAATATGAAAGTTACTGTGGGTGTTCTCACAATTTTGACTAAAGAAAGCTGCATAAGACCGGTGTGCAATCTCTGGCCAAAAGTTCGTATTTAAGTTCTATTTACCCCTGTTAAATGAGGTTTATGACAAGAAAATAGATTTGTCTGGGCTTGTTAATGTCTTAGcatttctgttaattttttcCTGTCATGTTTTTAGCCAATCATACGCATCATTCAgccttatttctcttttttattgttgtagGAATGGCAGATATTTGGTTCCATACCCATGCAGCCATCTCAACAGAAGGAGGTTTTTGCTAACTACCTTACTAATTTTCATGcggtaaatatattttaatattgttaattaaaaaaaaagttttattgtaTTTAGCGAAGCCAGTGATTCTCTTTATATCTTCATTTAGACTTATTGAAACTACCAGGTGTGAAATCCTGATGCTTTTGTTAGTTTTACAGTAACgctgtaatgattttttttttcactgcagtgAACCAGTCAGATAGTCAGTATCTTGTTTTATCTGTTCTAACAAAAAGAGAGCTTCATGTTTAGAGTAAATTCCATTTTTCCAGTGTTCATAGGCAGATCACAGTTGTGCAGTATTTTTTAAACGGTtatgaaaaaaagaagctgtaaACTTTTACAGCCTAAAAGTGGTCTTGGTTCCAGAACTCCCTAATAAGAGAACTTACCTGCTGTAGACATGATATACAGGGTAATTTCAATATAGTGACTTGAGAAAACACAGTCCTTTCATTTGCCATGTAAACCTAAGCAAAATTTCAGTTCTGTTCAGTTGCATTAAATTTCTTAAACTTCAGTGTCTAGTTTCCAAACTCAGTCAAATAATTGTATAACTACAAAATTGCTTTAAACCTATTCTTATAGCTGGACATACTAGATTGCATAATCTAATtctaatttcttctgttttcctggaTAATTTCTTTTCAGCCAAGTCCAAAATCTAGCAATAAAAGGCCTGCATCGAAATCAAGTTCTCATCATTCAAAACGACCAAAAGAAGACAACCTGGAAGAAACAGTAGCTGACATGGACATAGATTCCGGTATAgttattctgcttttttttttttttccttccctagtttcaatttttattttcaaagtaacTTCTCTGAATTAAAATGTTAGCGTTGATAGTTTCAGTGGATGTTGAAACCTTCAAAAAGTTTATTCTATCTCAGCTGAAAAACAGGTATGGGATTATATTAGTGTGCTAGTTATTCAGAGTATCGGCATACTTGAATCTCATCCTAGTCAGGTTTCAGATTCTAATAGCTGTTCTTTAATCTGTTTCCAGATGTCGAAGCATCTCAAAGATCTCAAGCTCATAACAGTTTTGAGTTCCAACCTCCACTGCCACCTGGACCTCCACTGATTTCAACTCCTCCTCCTTTACCACAAGGCACGCCTCCACCTACTCCACAACGTCTTACACCAACTCAACCTCCAACACCCACCCACCCTCCTCTTCCTAAGACAACTCCACCATTGAATCCTTCCAGTGATGTTGTTCCTCAACCAAAAATAGTGGATTCAACCATGGATGAAGATACTTTAACCTTGGAAGAGCTAGAGGAACAGCAGAGGTTAATTTgggcagcactggagcaggcAGAAAGCACAAACAGTGACTCTGATATCCCTGTTGATACACCTTTAACTGGAAATTCTGTTACATCATCGCCGTCTAGGAACGAAATAGATCTTGTTGCAGAAGTAAGATCATCTGAAACGATGGTCACGGTGGAAACAAAGCTTTCTAGTGTCAGCGAACAGGTATCAGAAAATGAACATTCTTTAACTGGTCCTAATGCAGAAGGTAATTTActtaatttaaaggaaaatcctGATAATTCAGACTCTGAAGGCATGCTGGATAACACCATGCCTGCTCCCAACTGTGAAGTTAACAATGGAGAAAATGCAGGTGGTAATAAAGTGGTGACAAGCACTGAATCATCCACAAAAAACTCAAGTCCTGTTCCTGATATGAGCAAGTTTGCTGTAGGTATAACACcatttgaatttgaaaataTGGCAGAATCAACAGGTGTGTATCTTCGAATAAGAAGTGTGTTAAAGAACTCCCCAAGAaaccagcaaaagaaaaagacttgagTTTAACTGGTCTTCCTTTGTTTCATTATGTCCAAATTCCTGCACCCTTTACTCTACTCCAGTTTTACAAACTCAGATAACCTTCCTTATCCTTTTGTAGGAAGGAGAATATCTTGACAAATACAGCTCTGCCCTGTTCTTCCTTGAAACTGAAGTGTTAATGCAGGACTTCCACCTTCACCAGGACCAATGCGACCAGAAAATACACAAGAATTTTCCCAAATTGCATCCTTCCACTAAGAAATAACAGGACTATAGATTTGTTAAGAACAATTTTCTTGCCAATACATGAAACTCTAAGAAGAGgaatttgttgttttgctgttcGTTACTTCAGCTAAGAATTATATTGTCCTTGAGTTTCAGGTGgattggtgattttttttatatctgttCTTTGTATAATAATCTATACTTTATAGATTTTGCTAATTATCCTGTAGATAAGTTTAATATATTCAGAATGTTTTTAAGAAGTGCTAATGTTAAGATTTCCCACATCAAAATCTTGGAAATTGGATGAAAATGATCAGGGATTACCAGCATTATCTTCAccatttcaagtatttttataagtttttatttatgtggGTCGGTTTTAATTACCACTGTATCTTTTGTAACATCCTTCTTCATGTAAACTTGCTGTACATATGTGTTCATTTTTATGTACAGAGGTTTAATAAATGAACTTTTATAAAGatctttttttaattggattCCTAAACCATTAAACTGCTGTTTTTTGGAAAGGAGCCAGTCAAGACAattaggaaaaagaagctgattAAAATGAAGGTGGAGAGAGTTGATTATTTTAGGAAAGGTCACAACTGTTGGGTTCAAGTTTTTATAAACAAGAAGCTGTTAAAATGATTGTAGCTACTTAAAATAGAACTTGCCCATACCGCTCAGTTCTCATTATCTGAAGAACTTCTGAAAGGACAAAGCTTAGAAGTGTTATAATTCTGCTTATTAATTgttctaatgcttttttttcccttctctcaaCTGTCTTCAGAGCGACTGACAGGTGGAATGGCTGTACATATACATTGCCAGCAGAGGGAGCACTGGTTTGGTTTAACAGTATTCATTGAAGCTGGTAAAGCATTTATTTGCCCTTAATAAATGCAGGGAAAAAGTATTTCTAGCCGTGTAAGATGCACAGTAAAACAATCTTTTCAAGAATCTAAGAAAACACTTGTGATGGAGTGACATTCTAGCATGTGTTTGATAAGATAACTTCAGAGATTGATCCTATTCTCCAAAAACCTCAGCTTTACTGATTGCAGGTATTTTCCAAAGGTCCTTATAATGCGTCAAATCACTACGCTCTCTATTTCAATGCCTAGGAAAAGCCCAACCTTTTGCAGataaagtgtttcttttttcttttttccttttgttgttctAAACTTTACAGGAAAGGAAACCTGAAGTGTCTTTATACGTGAACTACTTGTCTTCTGAGAGGCTGAAAAAGTTCTGTTTGCAGCGTATACCAGTTCAGTTTATCTCATTGCATTTGGAAAGTAGAGGtccaagtaaaatatttatcataCAAACTAAAACGATAGACTTTTTTAGTTTTTCTAGGAAAAATTAAGAGTACTGCTTTCTGAGCCAGAAATTGAAAATTTGAAATTGAAATGCTTCCAGCTTCTGTGCACTTCACAAAGAAAGCTCTGATGGGAATCACATACAGATTTTGTGCTTTCTCCGTGCTTCCTCCCATGAATTTAAAAGCCAGTAATCACAGTTGACACAAGCTATTATATGCTGTGTGCTGCATCACTCACATGTGGGTAATAATGTGATGCAGGGCATGAGGTAATGATTTCAAGTGTACACACCTTTTGGGTGTGTTGAGGTGCTCATATTTTAAACATGCAGTTCTCACCCCACACCTTAGAAGATCTTTTTTTAATAGCCCTTTTGAAATGCTCCTTTAGTAAGGCATGCAGACTTTACAGGGATAGTTACATGTTTGTGCCTTGCTTGCAGACACAAGACGAAAATCATCTTCATATTATATGCATAGAACTCTCTAGTTCTATACTTAATTCTTCCTGTTCGCAATAAATTCATAATAAATTGCCCTTCCACATACCTATTTTGATCAATTAAGTCCTCTGTGTTTCTACAAATTCTTACTTGCACCTAAACTAGCTGTTAACTTTATTGCTTCCAAGTTTTAAATTGAAGGAATTGGAGTAAGAATAAAGCAAAGTCATTTTGGTAACCCAGCTTTTAATGTAACATCAAATTCTAGCTTAAATATGGttaatgctttattttacaaGGTTTTGAACTTTGCTCTGGGCACCCTTGTAGTTTCTGGGAAAAAACTACTTCATTTTCGGAAGATGTCTCCTGGTATCTAAAGCAAATGTTATCTTGGGAGGCTTGGGACAGGGATGGACTCCATTTGGTGTCGTGTATTCATATCCATTGGAATATTTTTGCAAAGTGACTGGCCTGACTGGTTGTTCAAGTCAGCAAATACTGTTCTCCACCTGTAGTCTGATACAAAGGGAAGTACACAGACACcatatttgaattaaaattcCTACGGTTAGTACTGTGCCCATTTAATAATCTTAgtcttttgttgctttttgtttgtttgttttgataaaaattgtttgttttgttttgtttgaaagcCTTTTGCAAATGGTGAGCTCTGTGCTATACATGTAAGACACGTATTTAGATCAGGATGGGGAGTTACCCCTGCTGTTTCTCTCATGATTAGGAAAGAGTGCATCTTGATCTTAAAAGTATTTATCTATACTTTCACTGTTCTTACCAAGTACTATACATTGTTGCTGCACTAAAGATGTTTCTGATTACtgaatttctttaatctttcaGGTACAGCTACTCAAATTGTTTTTGTATATTGTAACTGCACTCAGATCACACTGCAGTCTGAGAAAAGCTGAATAGCAAAGTATTTCTGGTACTTTTAAGTCGTGCTCCCATGGTGATAGGTGTGGCATAATAACCTAGATTAGAGCTTactaaaatgaataataaaatttgTAATGGGGTGGGTATAGTGTGAGCAGGCATCACTCAGATTTTCCCACGAATTCCTGTTGGCATGATATTCATGTTCATTTATAGCATTGGGATCAGTGAAAGTATTTAGAACTGCTATTGCACAtctgaaaaataatctgtaCAAAATATTGAGGGCATCAATCAGGTGATTAATTATGTCTTAAAGAGGTTTGCATTTCTAACTCATTTTTTATAACCTAATTCACAGTGCTTAAAATGTCACGAAAAGAGCAATAGCTGAGATTCTAGAAGATACCTGAAAGATACGGTAGCTAGAAGAAGAATTAATTTACTGCAAACTCAGTGAGGCAGGATAGCTGAAAAACAActaagggaaggaaaaagctcAAGTATGACTCAAGTGTCTCAAAAGCAGTTGTAATTCCTATGGAACTCTGGAGTACCTTCATTTTGTACCACAGTTGTAATGCCCCTGGTAAGTAAATACCATTGAAGCTTGATGTTGTTCCTAAGAATATGTTGCATAGCTTATAGTTGTGTTTATATTTAAGGTGGTTGGGAGGGGACGAATCAGGAATTAGTCCTTGAAGAAGCTTACAGGCAGGATGAATATAATAACATGGTAATTAATGTGTAAGTGACAATTGGACACTTCCTAAACTTTAGTTAATTACAAGCAGCAGAGATTTAACGTAAGATTTTTTTGCAACTCAATACTTAGCTGTTATGTCTGAACAAAAACTGATTTACCCTTTGTTTATAAGCTTGGCACTCTCAATAGGAACAAAAGACCTGCTTCTCTGCAGGTGAGAAATCAAgctcttgttttgtgttttttttttttttttacataggtGGTGGAATGATTTGGATGATCTATCTTCTTTAACAGAATACAGTTTCTCAGTTATCTGTAAAATGAAACGCTCATAATCTGTGACCGTTATTGTTGTTCAATTAAGTACCTTGTTTAAACAAGCATGCCAAAGAGATTCATTAAATACTGTTCTCTATTGTTTAACCCACATTTGCTAGAACAAATAATGTAAACTTGAATGCAAATTTGTCTTGTGTAAAACACCAGCAAAGAACATAGACttgcagggtttttttgtgACTGTTGAGCTAGGGAAGATGAACACTAAGTATGTTGGGAACGGAATCTTTTTTTGTAGCCTTCCAACCCACTAAGCTGTGAAAGTAATTATGTAGTCTGCAATAGTTTTTTAAAACTCACTTCTCGAGGACAAAAACATGTGATATACATGAGTCAAAGTGCTAGAACAAAGGCATTACTAAGTTTTATACGTGATACTTAAGACTAAAAAGGGCTGTTTTTCTTCTAGGCTAACCTATTAGTCAAAGGCTGCCAATTTAAATGacataaatttaaagcaaaaaaatatagAGCAAGCACAAGGCTTCAGGACACTAAATCTTGGGATCTTATATAGCTGTAAATAGATGAGGAAAATGCACCACTGAGGTTAAAAGGCAGGGCAGAGGTAGCAGGGGGGAATCCTCTTGTgtttttgcaaaaacaaaccactacaggaaaaaaaaataatagtacaAATTTCTGTACTGGGATTTGTGAAGCAGCACTTCAGTAAGAAAAAGGTAGctagtttgttttttgttttgttttgttttgttttgaagcagGTGTGGCCAACTATAGATACTGCTCGtagaaattctgtttaaaaactgctAAATGTACATATTGAAGAGATcgttcagaggaagaaaaaaaatcctatattCAAAATTTTATACTTGCGTGGATATGTCTCATTGGATATAAAAATGGAACTCTTAAGTCAGGATATCCCTAAATGCAGTTCCAAAAGAATAACATTTTAGCCATTCAGAAAGTTTTTGTACTTTCGGATCCTTCACAAAGCTGAAAAACCACCTTCAACTGATGTTCCCACATTACtgaggggaatggttttaattCTAAGTAGACCCTGTAGTTGTGGCCAGGATACTGGTAGTTATGTCAGCAACTTAAATTTCCCTGGAGCGTCCAGCCATTCCTGTTTTCATAGTTACGTGTTAACTGATCTGCCTGAAATCACGCAGCTCAGAAGAGAGCCACTAGTACTTGAATCAAAGACGTTCTGGCATTTGATCATATGCAGTCCTTTGTAGTACCATGAATTTTAGAACTGGCATCTTCTTTTATAACAATTGCTATAAATTGGATGTGAACATACTAGATGCATTCTTTGTTATCACACTCTGCATATATCCAAGGGTACACTGGTACATAGAAATGAAGTCAACCGTTTTTAATTGGGATGAATTCATTAAACTTAAGTTAGAATTGCTCCAAAGCTACTTGTTCTTGGTTTGAAGGTTGATACTGCTTCACTGATGGATAACTAACTCCCGTGTTTCTCTCAAGATGACTTCAATCTTGAAGCTATGGTTCTGTTCACTAAAAATGACAATAACAAGCAAAGATGCATTTGCTTTATATTGATATATGCAACATCATTCTCAATTCTTGCTTTACAAACAGgacatttttagttttaattttgcaAAGAAGTAAAGACAGCTACTTACACATTTGAACCATATTTTGTCTATAATTTCACCATTGTTTTTGCTTACTGCTTACACTTAGTGAAGTTGTGAAAGACCAACACAAACTTACAAGTTTTAGCTCACTATCTTCAATAGTAAGATGACTTCTACTTGATgtgttttatattaaatacaaCAGTCTAGTATTGCTTAATAAAACGTCTGATGTTGTGCATTGAACTGAATACTCTTGAAATCAACCTTCATGTTAATAAATTCTCCAAgacaaaaatcaaattaatgaagaaaaacactttaCAGAAAAGtgttctgtaaagaaaaaaaaagtgttttgtaaaGAGTCTAACTCTCAGGTTTTTAACCTAATTAATTCAATGTTGTTAAGGATTATTTCCTTAGCTAGGGACTACTGTGTCAGTTTTTTAGTTTTAAGCAATAATTGGCTCTGTACTTCTAAATACAATCTATAATTAAATTCTGAActtttttcaacaaaattttATCAAATTTTTCAGGGAGGAAGAAGGGTGGCTGGCTGTACATGGATTTGAGTATCTGTTTCAACATCTACTGGCCATGGTAAGAGCTTCTTCTTTACACTTAGGAAGTGAAATTCTCACAAACATTGCTAAATGCTGATCTAGTTGAAACCCATTATTTGGGGGACTGCGTCACACCATTTTGTGCTTCACCATGCTGGATTAATGCCAAAGAATGAAGCCAAGATGAATCACATATTGCAATTGGTCTCCAGCAATGGAACTGCTTCCTCATCACCCTTTTTGTTTGAATGGTATCATGCATAAACTAAATGATCTATGGGACTGCAAACAGGTTTGCTATGTGATGAATTCAGCAATTACGGGCCAACTCTAGCTGGACCCTGTTGCCTGTTTataaaagaggcagaaaagtgAAGCAGAGCTGTTTGATTTAGCCTTGAAAATTGATATTAAATAGTTGATGATGGTGTGGAGCTACTGCCACAGCCCTTTAAACTTtacaaaggggaaggatgcCAGGTTCCAGGGTCTTCCTTCACAATGAGAATTCAAATAGAGGATGAGAAGGAATCACAAATTCCTGGGCGTCAGgacaaaaggaaaatggagagaagaagCCGCCAGTAAAGTTAGTCGTCCATTAAGAGCTCTGCGCTTCATGCCGCCCTGTCTCTTTTCCCCACCCTTTCCCCCCCCACCTTCCATTCACGCTTGTCTGCTGCAGCGGCGAATTCCCTAAGGGGTCAGCGCTGCCTGCTCCCCGTTACAGGGACAGGGATAGGGACGGGGTCAGGGATAGGGACGGGGACAGGACCAAGGCCAAGTCCGGGTGCGCGACCCCGCGGGGCGCTTTTGGGGAAGGGCGAGGCAGGACCGGGCCGAGCTgagcctctcctgcctgccGGCCTCGGGCTGCCCCGGGGTGGGGGCGAACAAAGCAGGGGGAGACAAAGGGAAAGCGAGGGGCGAGGAGAGGAGGCgagagggaaggggggagccggagccgggcaaggagggaggggggggaagcggctcccgctgctgctgcagtcccCGCCTCGCGGTGCCGCGGGCCCGGCGGGGCGCAGACGTTGtccgcccgccccgctccgcccctgCCAGCCGGGGAGGCGCCGCTGcggaggggcaggaggaggaggaggaggcggccggGAAGCCGAGCGGAGGCGGTGGCGGCGCGGAGCCGAAGGCGGCGGCTGTGAGGGCGCCGTTGGGGCCCGCGCGCGGAGGGCGGCGGCGCCTGAGGGAAGGGAGCCGCCGGGAGCCCCCCGCTGAGGAGAAAGAGGCGGTGAGGAGGGGCCGGGCTCGGTGAGGGGGGAccgggcgctgaggggaggcgCTGAAAGGGGTCGGGGAGCGGCCGTGGGCACCGGGCAGCCGCCCCGGGGCCCCGCCACACGCCTGGCTGCGAGTCCCGGCCGGCCTGAGGGGGCCGCGGGTGACagggg from Anas platyrhynchos isolate ZD024472 breed Pekin duck chromosome 16, IASCAAS_PekinDuck_T2T, whole genome shotgun sequence includes:
- the ZCCHC8 gene encoding zinc finger CCHC domain-containing protein 8 isoform X1; translation: MAAEVDFGDRELFEQLDGEDGPPPPRLGPEEEEEEEEGPGGALAELRERLQGCEETVRRLRAENQELKRKLNILTRPSGISVDNSKLDGPLLQILFMNNVISKQYHQEIEDFVFNLVQKYEEQQRGEQEKTHFNVKPQPSSVLLEEDCKPASSNSVKKIKEAFSVVGSVLYFTNFCLDKLGQPLLNENPQLTEGWEIPKYHQVFSQILSLDGQEIQVKPKSRPKPHCFNCGSEEHQMKDCPKPRNAARISEKRKEYMEACGEASNQNFQQRYHAEEVEERFGKFKPGVISGELQDALGVTAKSLPPFIYRMRQLGYPPGWLKEAEMEYSGLALYDGKDDDGTEDEGSRQPRRVTYDVSKLINYPGFNISTPSGIPDEWQIFGSIPMQPSQQKEVFANYLTNFHAPSPKSSNKRPASKSSSHHSKRPKEDNLEETVADMDIDSDVEASQRSQAHNSFEFQPPLPPGPPLISTPPPLPQGTPPPTPQRLTPTQPPTPTHPPLPKTTPPLNPSSDVVPQPKIVDSTMDEDTLTLEELEEQQRLIWAALEQAESTNSDSDIPVDTPLTGNSVTSSPSRNEIDLVAEVRSSETMVTVETKLSSVSEQVSENEHSLTGPNAEGNLLNLKENPDNSDSEGMLDNTMPAPNCEVNNGENAGGNKVVTSTESSTKNSSPVPDMSKFAVGITPFEFENMAESTGVYLRIRSVLKNSPRNQQKKKT
- the ZCCHC8 gene encoding zinc finger CCHC domain-containing protein 8 isoform X3, giving the protein MSFLSSIIKKLKILFLTWFRSMKSNKEVNKKKHTSMLNHSPPVFFWKRTVNQQALILLKKLRKLLVPKPHCFNCGSEEHQMKDCPKPRNAARISEKRKEYMEACGEASNQNFQQRYHAEEVEERFGKFKPGVISGELQDALGVTAKSLPPFIYRMRQLGYPPGWLKEAEMEYSGLALYDGKDDDGTEDEGSRQPRRVTYDVSKLINYPGFNISTPSGIPDEWQIFGSIPMQPSQQKEVFANYLTNFHAPSPKSSNKRPASKSSSHHSKRPKEDNLEETVADMDIDSDVEASQRSQAHNSFEFQPPLPPGPPLISTPPPLPQGTPPPTPQRLTPTQPPTPTHPPLPKTTPPLNPSSDVVPQPKIVDSTMDEDTLTLEELEEQQRLIWAALEQAESTNSDSDIPVDTPLTGNSVTSSPSRNEIDLVAEVRSSETMVTVETKLSSVSEQVSENEHSLTGPNAEGNLLNLKENPDNSDSEGMLDNTMPAPNCEVNNGENAGGNKVVTSTESSTKNSSPVPDMSKFAVGITPFEFENMAESTGVYLRIRSVLKNSPRNQQKKKT
- the ZCCHC8 gene encoding zinc finger CCHC domain-containing protein 8 isoform X2: MAAEVDFGDRELFEQLDGEDGPPPPRLGPEEEEEEEEGPGGALAELRERLQGCEETVRRLRAENQELKRKLNILTRPSGISVDNSKLDGPLLQILFMNNVISKQYHQEIEDFVFNLVQKYEEQQRGEQEKTHFNVKPQPSSVLLEEDCKPASSNSVKKIKEAFSVVGSVLYFTNFCLDKLGQPLLNENPQLTEGWEIPKYHQVFSQILSLDGQEIQVKPKRPKPHCFNCGSEEHQMKDCPKPRNAARISEKRKEYMEACGEASNQNFQQRYHAEEVEERFGKFKPGVISGELQDALGVTAKSLPPFIYRMRQLGYPPGWLKEAEMEYSGLALYDGKDDDGTEDEGSRQPRRVTYDVSKLINYPGFNISTPSGIPDEWQIFGSIPMQPSQQKEVFANYLTNFHAPSPKSSNKRPASKSSSHHSKRPKEDNLEETVADMDIDSDVEASQRSQAHNSFEFQPPLPPGPPLISTPPPLPQGTPPPTPQRLTPTQPPTPTHPPLPKTTPPLNPSSDVVPQPKIVDSTMDEDTLTLEELEEQQRLIWAALEQAESTNSDSDIPVDTPLTGNSVTSSPSRNEIDLVAEVRSSETMVTVETKLSSVSEQVSENEHSLTGPNAEGNLLNLKENPDNSDSEGMLDNTMPAPNCEVNNGENAGGNKVVTSTESSTKNSSPVPDMSKFAVGITPFEFENMAESTGVYLRIRSVLKNSPRNQQKKKT